GGGCATCTGCCACACCGACCGCGATCAAGGCGTCAATAATGGCTTGTTCCAGCAATTGCACATATTCCCGAACCTTTAAACCGAATCGTCGAAGATCCAGAAGTGGATACACCACGATTTGGCCCGGGCCATGGTAGGTAATTTGCCCACCCCGGTCGGTATTGACCAAGGGAATGTTGCTGCGCTGCAACATGTGAGCAGGGTCTCCGGCCAGGCCCAAGGTAAAAACCGGCGGGTGTTCACATATCCAGATCTGGTCGCTGATTAGCCCGCTGAGCTGCTCTGTGCGGGCATCTGTGAAATTTCGCATAGCCTCCCAGGTGGGCAAATAGTCGACCAGGCCCAGTTCCTGAATTTGAATAGAGCCTCCAACTTGCAAGTTGATAACTTGCGGTGCGCTTTCTTCCTGGGGGATCATGTTTTTGAGATTTCCGGTTTTTACAAAGATTTTTACAAACAAGCGGTTGAGTACAAAATGTCGTCAGAGTCCATTGAATGGTTTGATATTCCCAGCGTCCTTGGGCGTCGGGCTGCTTCCGTATTGGGCTTATCCAAAGTGCCTATTGTGGAACTGGACGACTCGCATCGCCCCCTGATTCTTGCACATTTGCTGGCCCTGGGTGAAACCGACCGCCGTTTGCGCTTCAGTTATGCGCTGGGCGACGCAGCCATTGCCAAGTACACCGCCAGCATAGATTTTGAGCGTGATTCGGTATTTGGTATTTTTGGCCGGGATGATGTGTTGCTGGGCGTAGTGCACCTGGCTGCATTGAATGCACCCGAAGGCAGCAAGGCGCCCAAGGGGGCTGAACTGGGTTTGTCCTTGAACGAACAGATGCGCGGCCATGGTTTGGGAACACTGCTGTTTCAACGGGCTTTGCGCCGGGCCCGCAACGAAGGCATCGAGATGCTCTTTATCTATACCTTGATGGACAACGAGGCCATGCTGCGGATTGCGCACAAACTGAACATGCGGGTGAGCACGGCGGATGGTCAGTGCGAAGCCCACTTGCGCGTTGAACCGGCCAGCACCGGTTCCATGGTGCGTGAATTTGTGGATGAGCACTTGGCTGGCATTGATCATTTGTTCAAAGGTTCATTGAACCAGGTTCGTCGCTGGGCTGAAGAATTGTAAATCTGCAATTCAAAGACAAAAACCCAAACCTTGCAGCCAAACTGGTGTGGGAACCCAACCCGCCTGCCTGCCCACCATCAAACCAATTCCCAGCAAAATGACCGCGCCACTTGAACGCATCATCAACTGGTCGCCCACCTGGGTTGCCAAGGTTTGGCGCAACCTGCTGAACAATTGCAAACCCGTGCCGCTGGTCAACGCAAATACCGCCATGACCAATGCGCCCTGAAAAGGGCTACCGGCCAGGTAAGCGAGCATCAAGCCAGCCCACAACACGCCACATGGCATGAACAGCCACAACAGGCCTGCCTTGAGTGAATTGACTGCACTGGCTTTTTGCGCCATGCCAATTCGCCGTTGCAATGCAGGCGACAAATGGATGCGCTGCTGCACCAGTGCACCCAAAGGCTGGCCACGCCACAGCAGCAACACGGCAGAAAAGAACAGTATCACCATCAACATCCAGTTCAGTGCCGTAAATACACGCGCACCGCTGGCTGCCAAGCCCAATACACTGGATGACACGCCACCAGCCAGGGCACCACCTGCGGTATAAGTCAATGTTCGGCCCGATTGAAAGGCCATGGGCTTTTCAAGCCAGGGCGCTGCAAACTGGCACGCGCACATGGAGCCGCAGTGGGGGACCGCCAACAGCCCAAGTGCCAAGGCGGAGGCAAGCAGTGACAGGCTGACCATTCAAAGCACCTTGCTGTGCCCGCTAGAGCGCTGGTGAAGATAATGATCAAATACCATGGCAATGGGTCTTGCGAAAAACCAGCCTAGGGGCGTGACCTCAATGCCCTGCTCATCCATGTCGAGCAAGCCTTGCTCGGAAAACTGGCGAAGCTGGGCAAGTTCCTTCTCAAAATACGACTCGAATTCAATCCAGTGTGATTGAGAGTAATCCTGGAACTGAACGCTCCCCTGACAGAGCAAACCCATGATGACGCTGTAGCGAATGATGTCATCCCGGGTCAACTCGTGGCCGCGAAACAGGGCAAGGTGCCCCCTTGACAGGGCGTCTTCATAGGCATCCAGTTCGCGGGTGTTTTGCACCATGACAGACCCCACTTTGCTGATTGCGCTGACCCCCAGGCCAATCAGGTCGGCATCGGGCTGGGTGGTGTAACCCTGAAAGTTGCGGTGCAGGCGCCCTTGCCTTTTGGCCACAGCCAACGGATCTTGGGGTTTTGCAAAGTGATCCATGCCAATGTAGTCGTAGCCGGCACCCTGCATGCGTTCAATCGCCTGCGCCAGCAATGCCACACGGCCAGCAGCGTCGGGCAGGTCCTCGCTGTGAATACGCCGTTGGGGCTTGAACCGCTCTGGCAGATGGGCATAGCCGTAAAGCGCCACGCGGTCAGGGGAAAGACTGACCAGTTGATCTAGTGTTTCGGCAAATCGCTCGGGGTTTTGCTTGGGCAAGCCGTAGATCAAGTCGACGTTGATGGATTCAAAACCCAAACGGCGTGCAGCCTTGACCAGGCTTTCCACCGACTCAAAACTCTGCTCCCGGTGTACAGCCTTTTGCACCAGCGAGTTGAAATCCTGAACGCCAAAACTGATGCGATTAAAGCCGATGCTGCGAAGGCTGAGCAAGCGGTTTTCATCCACGGTGCGGGGATCTACTTCAATGGACATTTCAGCATTGGCTGCAAATGGAAACACCATTTTCAGCCCCTGTACCAGGCCCAGCAATTCCTTGTCATTCAAAAAAGTAGGTGTGCCCCCACCCATGTGAAACTGGGTGACCGGGGTCAGGTTGCCCGCGGCCTTTTTGGCAATCAGCATTGCCTCGTGTTCAAGACAATTCAGGTAATGGGACACACGGTCGTGTTTGCGGGTGATGACCTTGTTGCAGGCGCAGTAGTAACACACTGATTCACAAAACGGCACATGCACATACAGCGACATGGGGCGGCGTAGCCCCCCAAGGCAACGCCCTTTCAGCGCATCTTCCAGCGCACCCACGCCCACAGATTCAGTGCATTGATCGATAGTGGGATACGAGGTGTACCGCGGGCCCGGCACATCATGGCGGGTGAGTAAATCGTTCAGGTCGACCTTGGGTCTTTGGTTACTACTGATGCCGGGTGCGGGGTTGAACTGGATAACGGTTGCTGACATGGAATGCGTCCTGTTTGACGTTTATTTGATTCCATCCTGAAGTACAACGACTCTTACTGCTTTGATCTGTATCAAGGCTTGCGTAGAATGACTGGATACCCCTTACTTCATGGTGTATCAAACCGACATGTTGAATTCCGCTTGCACAGTGTCACTTCAGGAACTGAAAAAGAATTGCTCCAACTGCAATTTGAAGGATTTGTGCATGCCGGTTGGCTTGAAACCGGAGGAGCTTGAGCGCCTGGACAAGCTGGTGAGTTTGCGGCGCAAGCTGCTCAAGGGTGAACACCTGTTTCGCACCGGCGAACATTTCAATTCCCTTTTTGCAGTCAAAACCGGCACCTTCAAGACACTGGTCAACAATCAGGACGGCAGCGACCAGGTCATCGGCTTTCAAATGACTGGCGAATTGCTGGGCCTGGACGGCTTGGGGACTGGCCAGCACATGTGCGAAGCGATTGCGCTGGAAGACTCGGAAGTTTGCACCATCCCCTATTCCAGGCTGGATGAGCTGGCGCAGGAATTTCATGCCCTTCAAATGCACTTTCACCGAATCATGAGCCGGGAAATCGTGAAAGACCAAAACGCCATGCTGTTGTTGGGCAGCATGCGTGCCGAACAACGCCTTTCTGCATTTTTGTTGAATTTGACCGAGCGGCAAAAAGCGCGCGGCTTTTCAAGCCGCGAGATGGTGCTGCGCATGACCCGCGAGGAAATTGGCAGCTACCTGGGCATGAAGATTGAAACGGTCAGCCGAACATTCAGCAAACTTCAAAAAGACCAGTTGATCAAGATTGACCAGAAAAACCTGACTATCCTGAATCACACACTGCTTCAAAACCTGGCCACTGGTAAAGCACACTGAGCTTACTGTTGTCGCTGAGCCTCGGCTGGCTGAACCGGCGCGGCCTGCTCCACTGTAAAACCTGATTTGGTGTGGGGTTCAACCACGATGGCCTGCGGATCCGATGCAGCAATCCACAGGGTTGCAAACCCGGCCACCACAACGGTGGCTGGCAAGCCGAGCACCAGCCACATCCAGGGGTGTTTCATCATTGAGTCGTTGGTTTTGTTCAAGGCGGTTTGCTTCATGAGCGGTGTACTCCTTAGCGGGGTGCCAGAAAAACGGCAGGTTCATCAATGTGCTCAACGGTTTCAGACAAGGGGCGGCCCTGGTCAAGCCGGGCGCTTTCAATTCTGAATGTGATTGGGTTTGAACCAGCGTGTACCGAATCCGGATCGGCCTGCACATGCACAACCACCCATCGACTTTCGGTGGGGTTCAACACAAGCGCCTGTCCATCCACAACTTTCACATCGGTGTTGTCACCCAGCAGGCTGGTTTGCACTTGCAAAGTGTATTCGCTGGCATTCATCAGGTTCAGGCGATACACGTTCTCGATCTGACCGTTTTCAACCAAGCGGTAGTTAACTGTTCGATCGCGCACCACATCCACCCGAAGGTCGTCGCGGGCCACAATGGCCATGGCCATGGCGGCAATCAGTATCCATACCACCGCGGTGTACACCAATACGCGCGGCCTGAAAGCGCGGCGCAGCATTTGGCTTGCGCTCCAGCCTTGCTGCACACTGTTCTGGGTGCTGTAACGGACCAGGCCACGTGCATAGCCCATTTTGTCCATGACCTGGTCGCAAACATCCACGCAGGCCGCGCAACCAATGCACTCGTATTGCAGACCTTTGCGGATGTCGATGCCGGTGGGGCAAACCTGCACACACAGGTTGCAGTCCACACAAGCACCTAACTTGTTCGGTATCAATTCAGCCTTGCGACTGCGGCTGCCCCTTGGTTCACCGCGTTGTTCGTCGTAGGTCACCAGCAAGGTGTCTTTGTCGAACATGGCGCTTTGAAAACGGGCATAGGGGCACATGTACTTGCAGACCTGTTCACGCATGAAGCCTGCATTGCCAAAAGTGGCCAGGCTGTAAAAACCGATCCAGAACAGTTCCCACGGCTGGATGCTGAAGGTGATCAACTCGTGGGTCAGCTCCCGAATGGGTGTGAAGTAGCCAACGAAAGTGAAACCAGTGAACGCAGCAAAAGCAATCCAGACGGCATTCTTGGCCAAGGTGCGAGAACTGCGTTCCGCGGTCCACGGGCCGGCTGCGCGGCGCAGTCTTTCATTGCGATCGCCTTCGATTTTGCGCTCGAACCACATGAATATTTCGGTGTACACGGTTTGAGGGCAGGCATAACCGCACCACACCCGCCCGGCCACTGCGGTGAACAGAAACAGACTGAGCGCGGCAATGATCAGCAGGCCCGTGAGGTAAATGAAGTCCTGGGGATAGAACACCAGCGGGCCCAGAAAAAACCGGCGAGTGTCGAGGTCAAACAGCAATGCCTGGCGGCCGTTGTATTGAAGCCATGCTGTGCCGTAATAGAGCAGCTGGGTAAACCACACCATGACCCAGCGGGAACGCGCAAACCGCCCCCAGACCGACTTGGGCACTACCTTTTGGTCGGCCTGAAACATCAGAATCCATTCTTGTGAGGGGGTAGCCACGGGCACTTGCTCCACTCTTATTGCGCCAAGGCGCTGGTTTTTTCAGGAACATTCGAGAGTTGCCACACATAGCTGGCCAACACGCGGATTTGCTCCGCTGTCAGCAAGGTACCGTGGGCAGGCATGTTTCCGTTTCGACCATTGCGTATGGTTTCCACAATGGCTTTTTCCGTACCACCGTACAGCCAGGTTCGATCCGACAAGTTGGGCGCACCCAAGGCCGTGTTGCCCTTGCCATCCGCACCGTGACAGGCAGCACACACATTCTTGTAGGTTTCACGGCCCAGTTGGGCAAGCACGGAATTGTTGCTGCGCCCTGACAAGCTGAGTACATACTGGGCCACGGCGCGCGCCTCTTGAGTACCGCCCACTGCGGCTTGCATGGAAGGCATCTGGCCCTTGCGACCCTCAACGATGGACACACGAATTGTTTCAGGGTCACCACCGTGCAACCAGTCTGAATCAGTCAGGTTGGGGAAGCCCTTGGAACCCTGTGCGTCTGAACCATGGCACTGCGCGCAGTTGTTCAGGAACAGGCGTTGCCCCATGCTCAAGGCATCGGGGTGGCGCGCCACTTCTTCCATGCTCAGCGCGGAAAAACGGGCATACAGGGGCGCCGCAGTGGCTTCAATTTTTGCACGTTCGGCCTTGTACTGGCCTGTGGAGGTCCACTGGCTCGAACCTTCAAACGCTGCCAGGCCAGGGTAATAAATCAGGTAACCCAGCGAAAACACCACCGTGATGTAGAACAGGCCCATCCACCAACGCGGCATGGGGTTGTTGAGTTCTTTCAAGTCCTCGTCCCACACGTGGCCGGTTGAATTGGTGTTTTCGTCCAGGCTGACTTTCAGTTTCTTGCTGGCTTGAACCCACAGGAAAACCCCGCAAGCCAGCACACCCAGCAAGGTGACCACTGCCACAATCCATGGCACCACCGCAGAGAAAAAGTCGCTCATTTTGTCCTCACTTCGAAACCGCTTGTGTCGTCGTCCTGCACCACGTAATCGCTGATTTCAGCGAATTCGCTGTGACGCTTTCGGCTATAAGCCCACACCGTGATTGCAGCGAACAATCCAAACGCACCCACGGTGATGGCCTCACGCCAGAAATTCACATCATTGATCATGTCCATGTTTGGGTTCTCCTAGTGTCCGGGGGTGAAGGCAGCAACGGGGGCTGGCTCGGGCTTGCGCACGCCAAGGCCTTGCAGGTAAGCCACCAGTGCATCCAGTTCGGTTTTGCCTGCCACATCCTGCGGGGCTGCGTTGATTTGAGCCTCGGTGTAAGGCACACCCACTTTGCTCAGCGCACGCATGTGCTGCACCAGTGCCTCGCCATCCAGTTTTTTTCTGTCCAGCCACGAGTAGGCAGGCATGTTCGATTCAGGCACCACGTCCCGTGGGTTGTTCAAGTGAATGCGGTGCCACTCGTCGGAATAACGTTCGCCAACTCGGGCCAGATCGGGCCCGGTGCGCTTGCTGCCCCATTGAAAGGGATGGTCGTAAACAAATTCACCAGCCGTTGAAAACGGACCGTAGCGCAAGGTTTCTGCGCGGAACGGGCGAATCATTTGCGAGTGGCAGTTGTAACAACCCTCTTTCAAATACACATCGCGGCCCGCCAATTGCAAGGCGCTGTAGGGCACCACGCCCGGTGCAGGCTGCATGGTACTTTTCTGGAAAAACAGGGGGGCAATTTCAACCGCACCGCCCACGCTGATGACCAGCAACACCAGCACCAGCATGAGCCAGGAATTGGTTTCAATTTTTTCGTGTGAGAATTTCATGTGTGTCCCCAATTGAACTCAAGCGTGGGCCGGTGTGTTCAACACCAAGGCTGGAATTTTGGCCTGGACTGCACGGCCGTCCCTTGCTGTCATCCAGCAGTTCCAGGCCATGATGACCATGCCGCTGACATACAACAACCCACCCAGAAAACGCACCACGTAGTAGGGGTAAGTGGCTTTGACACTTTCCACAAAGGTGTAGGCCAAAGTGCCGTCGGGGTTCAGTTCCCGCCACATCAAACCCTGCATGACACCGGCAATCCACATGGCTGCGATGTACAGCACAATGCCAATGGTGCTGATCCAGAAGTGCACTTCAATAGCCGCCTTGCTGTGCATTTCTGCTTTGCCAAACAGGCGGGGCATGAGGTAGTACAGCGAGCCCATCGAGATGAAACCCACCCAGCCCAGCGCACCGCTGTGCACGTGGCCAATGGTCCAGTCGGTGTAGTGGCTCAGGGCGTTGACTGTCTTGATGGCCATCATCGGACCTTCAAACGTGCTCATGCCATAGAAGCTCAGGGACACGATCAGGAAGCGCAGAATCGGGTCGTCACGCAGCTTGTGCCAAGCCCCACTCAAGGTCATGATGCCGTTGATCATGCCGCCCCAGCTGGGGGCCAGAAGAATCAGCGAGAACACCATGCCGACCGACTGAGTCCAATCGGGCAGCGCGGTGTAGTGCAGATGATGAGGGCCTGCCCACATGTAAGTGAAAATGAGCGCCCAGAAGTGCACGATGGACAGGCGGTAGGAATACACCGGCCGGCCGACCTGCTTGGGGATGAAGTAGTACATCATGCCCAGAAAGCCCGCGGTCAGAAAAAAGCCCACTGCATTGTGGCCGTACCACCATTGCACCATCGCGTCTTGAACACCGGCATACACCGAGTAGCTTTTCATCCAGCCAGCCGGAATGGCCGCACTGTTGACCACGTGCAGCAGTGCCACCGCAATGATGAATGCGCCATAAAACCAGTTAGCCACATAAATGTGATTCACCTTGCGAATGGCCAGCGTGCCGAAAAACACGGCGGCGTAGGCCAGCCAGGTTAGTGTGATCAGAATGTCGATTGGCCACTCCAGCTCGGCGTATTCCTTGCCCTGGGTGAAACCCAGTGGCAATGAAATTGCAGCGGCCACAATGACCAATTGCCAACCCCAGAAATGAAAGGCGGCCAGCTTGTCGGAAATGATGCGCACGTTGCAGGTGCGCTGAACCACGTAATAGGAAGTTGCAAACAATGCGCAACCGCCGAAGGCGAAAATCACGGCGTTGGTGTGCAAGGGGCGAAGGCGGCCGTAGCTCAGCCACTCAATACCTTGACCCAGTTCAGGCCAGGCCAGTTGCGCTGCAATCCAGCA
The nucleotide sequence above comes from Limnobacter thiooxidans. Encoded proteins:
- the lipB gene encoding lipoyl(octanoyl) transferase LipB; translation: MIPQEESAPQVINLQVGGSIQIQELGLVDYLPTWEAMRNFTDARTEQLSGLISDQIWICEHPPVFTLGLAGDPAHMLQRSNIPLVNTDRGGQITYHGPGQIVVYPLLDLRRFGLKVREYVQLLEQAIIDALIAVGVADAQRKPTAPGVYTLQNGELAKIAALGIKIRKGCAYHGLSLNVDMDLTPFQHINPCGYQGLETVDLSSIGVKISLHDMQVHLMKYLIQHLEAARSAVAK
- a CDS encoding CcoQ/FixQ family Cbb3-type cytochrome c oxidase assembly chaperone, with product MDMINDVNFWREAITVGAFGLFAAITVWAYSRKRHSEFAEISDYVVQDDDTSGFEVRTK
- a CDS encoding sulfite exporter TauE/SafE family protein; translation: MVSLSLLASALALGLLAVPHCGSMCACQFAAPWLEKPMAFQSGRTLTYTAGGALAGGVSSSVLGLAASGARVFTALNWMLMVILFFSAVLLLWRGQPLGALVQQRIHLSPALQRRIGMAQKASAVNSLKAGLLWLFMPCGVLWAGLMLAYLAGSPFQGALVMAVFALTSGTGLQLFSRLRQTLATQVGDQLMMRSSGAVILLGIGLMVGRQAGWVPTPVWLQGLGFCL
- the ccoG gene encoding cytochrome c oxidase accessory protein CcoG; protein product: MATPSQEWILMFQADQKVVPKSVWGRFARSRWVMVWFTQLLYYGTAWLQYNGRQALLFDLDTRRFFLGPLVFYPQDFIYLTGLLIIAALSLFLFTAVAGRVWCGYACPQTVYTEIFMWFERKIEGDRNERLRRAAGPWTAERSSRTLAKNAVWIAFAAFTGFTFVGYFTPIRELTHELITFSIQPWELFWIGFYSLATFGNAGFMREQVCKYMCPYARFQSAMFDKDTLLVTYDEQRGEPRGSRSRKAELIPNKLGACVDCNLCVQVCPTGIDIRKGLQYECIGCAACVDVCDQVMDKMGYARGLVRYSTQNSVQQGWSASQMLRRAFRPRVLVYTAVVWILIAAMAMAIVARDDLRVDVVRDRTVNYRLVENGQIENVYRLNLMNASEYTLQVQTSLLGDNTDVKVVDGQALVLNPTESRWVVVHVQADPDSVHAGSNPITFRIESARLDQGRPLSETVEHIDEPAVFLAPR
- the ccoN gene encoding cytochrome-c oxidase, cbb3-type subunit I, producing the protein MAHQLQNDYYNYKVVRQFSIAAILWGVIGMAVGCWIAAQLAWPELGQGIEWLSYGRLRPLHTNAVIFAFGGCALFATSYYVVQRTCNVRIISDKLAAFHFWGWQLVIVAAAISLPLGFTQGKEYAELEWPIDILITLTWLAYAAVFFGTLAIRKVNHIYVANWFYGAFIIAVALLHVVNSAAIPAGWMKSYSVYAGVQDAMVQWWYGHNAVGFFLTAGFLGMMYYFIPKQVGRPVYSYRLSIVHFWALIFTYMWAGPHHLHYTALPDWTQSVGMVFSLILLAPSWGGMINGIMTLSGAWHKLRDDPILRFLIVSLSFYGMSTFEGPMMAIKTVNALSHYTDWTIGHVHSGALGWVGFISMGSLYYLMPRLFGKAEMHSKAAIEVHFWISTIGIVLYIAAMWIAGVMQGLMWRELNPDGTLAYTFVESVKATYPYYVVRFLGGLLYVSGMVIMAWNCWMTARDGRAVQAKIPALVLNTPAHA
- the fnr gene encoding fumarate/nitrate reduction transcriptional regulator Fnr → MVYQTDMLNSACTVSLQELKKNCSNCNLKDLCMPVGLKPEELERLDKLVSLRRKLLKGEHLFRTGEHFNSLFAVKTGTFKTLVNNQDGSDQVIGFQMTGELLGLDGLGTGQHMCEAIALEDSEVCTIPYSRLDELAQEFHALQMHFHRIMSREIVKDQNAMLLLGSMRAEQRLSAFLLNLTERQKARGFSSREMVLRMTREEIGSYLGMKIETVSRTFSKLQKDQLIKIDQKNLTILNHTLLQNLATGKAH
- a CDS encoding GNAT family N-acetyltransferase, with translation MSSESIEWFDIPSVLGRRAASVLGLSKVPIVELDDSHRPLILAHLLALGETDRRLRFSYALGDAAIAKYTASIDFERDSVFGIFGRDDVLLGVVHLAALNAPEGSKAPKGAELGLSLNEQMRGHGLGTLLFQRALRRARNEGIEMLFIYTLMDNEAMLRIAHKLNMRVSTADGQCEAHLRVEPASTGSMVREFVDEHLAGIDHLFKGSLNQVRRWAEEL
- the hemN gene encoding oxygen-independent coproporphyrinogen III oxidase; the protein is MSATVIQFNPAPGISSNQRPKVDLNDLLTRHDVPGPRYTSYPTIDQCTESVGVGALEDALKGRCLGGLRRPMSLYVHVPFCESVCYYCACNKVITRKHDRVSHYLNCLEHEAMLIAKKAAGNLTPVTQFHMGGGTPTFLNDKELLGLVQGLKMVFPFAANAEMSIEVDPRTVDENRLLSLRSIGFNRISFGVQDFNSLVQKAVHREQSFESVESLVKAARRLGFESINVDLIYGLPKQNPERFAETLDQLVSLSPDRVALYGYAHLPERFKPQRRIHSEDLPDAAGRVALLAQAIERMQGAGYDYIGMDHFAKPQDPLAVAKRQGRLHRNFQGYTTQPDADLIGLGVSAISKVGSVMVQNTRELDAYEDALSRGHLALFRGHELTRDDIIRYSVIMGLLCQGSVQFQDYSQSHWIEFESYFEKELAQLRQFSEQGLLDMDEQGIEVTPLGWFFARPIAMVFDHYLHQRSSGHSKVL
- the ccoP gene encoding cytochrome-c oxidase, cbb3-type subunit III, translating into MSDFFSAVVPWIVAVVTLLGVLACGVFLWVQASKKLKVSLDENTNSTGHVWDEDLKELNNPMPRWWMGLFYITVVFSLGYLIYYPGLAAFEGSSQWTSTGQYKAERAKIEATAAPLYARFSALSMEEVARHPDALSMGQRLFLNNCAQCHGSDAQGSKGFPNLTDSDWLHGGDPETIRVSIVEGRKGQMPSMQAAVGGTQEARAVAQYVLSLSGRSNNSVLAQLGRETYKNVCAACHGADGKGNTALGAPNLSDRTWLYGGTEKAIVETIRNGRNGNMPAHGTLLTAEQIRVLASYVWQLSNVPEKTSALAQ
- a CDS encoding FixH family protein gives rise to the protein MKQTALNKTNDSMMKHPWMWLVLGLPATVVVAGFATLWIAASDPQAIVVEPHTKSGFTVEQAAPVQPAEAQRQQ
- the ccoO gene encoding cytochrome-c oxidase, cbb3-type subunit II; translated protein: MKFSHEKIETNSWLMLVLVLLVISVGGAVEIAPLFFQKSTMQPAPGVVPYSALQLAGRDVYLKEGCYNCHSQMIRPFRAETLRYGPFSTAGEFVYDHPFQWGSKRTGPDLARVGERYSDEWHRIHLNNPRDVVPESNMPAYSWLDRKKLDGEALVQHMRALSKVGVPYTEAQINAAPQDVAGKTELDALVAYLQGLGVRKPEPAPVAAFTPGH